The genomic stretch tcatatgattcgttttaggtttagtggaaaaataatttagacaaaatgataatatccccaaaaggatcaagtaactcaaagtaacttgattgaagtccaaaccatatcgaatagcgtttgatttctttatccaaccacacattatcccataatgcgtgctaagagagattaatttgtgataccatatcacatttcctttggcttatatcaaagtctttactttgataatcccatcacgactaaatcgtgattctttgaactctttgaacttcttcaaagatttctctatttaccttattaagtgaacacattagcgtcaacttaaatcgttggtaaaagaaaatgatcaacctattttggatcaatgatttacaacctcgatctccttttcaaccaaaaaggcatgagatatcttgctttgaatacaagatacgcatataccataagatctaatggtttcaagagtactcgataactctttgcgttcattattccataatttaaggtttaatcttgggataccaatttgagtcttgcatcatctacatgatgtatcattctagtttggtttagaatatattcacctagataatgggctagccatacatcaaatcgtggtgtatagggtcacaaaagtgaaacctcttttgtatcttaacaagtttatattcttatttggagtttatgcacttaatagtcccaattaagtacaactataaacccaaaactagattgattacacaatgactctatctctcgatattatttgatgctagtcgtcatattataatcatcttatgtatcgaatacaatgatgaaaacttccactagtttctaatattgacgaagtagtactagcaaaatttatgtcaatcaaataaacatttaaagaagaagatcccattagatgtcccacaactaacttgttgattcttcaataatttggggtagtttcctttctagtctccaacatttaagacaatggaaactttatcggtcgggattcataggtttagtatcgttattctcaataactttacttttatcataaccttgtatcaattccattctaattttacttctttgtacctcacccttttcttaacggtttaagagaatgctcccactcatttcaatgagtctttgcttagagaagcaaaattgaatttcatgaagactactcttcaattcatttgtttagtcataaaactttcattgaagtggttgcgttattttggtcaattttgatttcaaacaaatctagttaccaaaatgatgtaacgtttcaaagtacttaactcaattaatcatatgagaaacaattcattgtaagtagatatgttagtcaagaattaaaaacccttttgatcatgaataacttttatctatactctttacaagagatccttagcaatggttcaaatgaggttttagaagcaaattcatatttgtctgtagttacgatgttttaatggagatttgaatcaaaaatggaaatgatatcgtatatgaattgtggtaaagaaatagaacaatatgataacggaatagtggaaaacataacatttatcgttttattaatacttgtaaataacaagtaaagcatttacatagtgacctctacccaactatgataaatgattccaagatccaaattcatattaacttgggcatcagTAAAGctgaatacaaccctcatcaatataactcggtggattaactctttaatcgattcaacttttagaactcttggtcgataaaattacattaatatttatctttagccctaaacacatccggcaaccgtcgagaatactttcgttgagttcaacccaaatttcgaataaatgtgtccatgatccaaatttacatcaacttgggcatcggtaaagccgaaaacaaccctcatgtttataaattcggtgggtagacatttatcacccacttcccctacgtaacaaggtttgtaccccggtaaagccgagtgcactccctcacgaaatagattttcatggtttctactttttggtaaggctaagtctcaattgtttatttttagcgagaggtcatgtcaatttattatctatcacgttttaagtgaactaaagcggtgaactacgataattataattgacacgttcgataaactcgatttaaaatgcatgtttaaaTCTGAGTGAGGTTTTTTTTCGTGTTTTGCCTTTGAATCCTCCCGATTTGGGGGTTTCGGATGCAGGTACTGAGGAGCCAGTATCGGTTCTTCGTCCTTACAATCTGAGTGATGTGATGGAATCGATACTAGAAGAAGAATCTGATGAGGATTGGGTGGAGGTTCCTGGACGCAGTAGTGGGCAAATCTCGGAGTCGCCTGCATCATCTAGGGTAAGTGGGCTTCAGCTAACAGACTCTGATGTTAAAGACGAATTAGAGTATTGGTCGACGGATGTATATTGTTTTGTCCTTGGAGCGAATCCTCCTTTTAAGGTCTTAGATGGTTTTGTTAAACGTATCTGGGGATACACTGAAATAGAGAAGATTGCTTTTCATTCTAATGGTATCTTTCTGGTGCGGTTTAAAACTGAAGCCATGAAACTGAGAGTATTGCAAGCTGGACCGGTTTTCTTTGATAATAAGCCTGTCGTTGTCAAGGAATGGACGCCGGAGTCGAAACTTATAAGGGAGGCTGTTGATATGGTTTCAATTTGGATTAGATTCTATGGGCTCCCTCTGAAATTCTGGGGAAATGCTCTTAAGAAAATTGCTAGTCTAGTTGGGAACCCTATCAGGTGTGATAGTAACACACAGCTGAAGACATTCCTTGGTTATGCTCGTATCGTCGTTGAGGTTAAAGTGGGGGATGATTTGCCTGATGTTATCGAATTTATGGATGAATTGGATGTTAAGCATAGGCAGATTGTCCACTATGAGTGGAAACCTACCATCTGCACTGAGTGTAAAGCTTTGGGTCATTTCTCTCGTGATTTCAGAAGAAAGGACAAACAGCCTAAGGGGCCTATGCGTGGTAGGAAGACCTGGGTGCCAAAGAAAACGGTTGTTCTCATTCCACAACCAGCTGCTCCTGTGCAAACCACAACAGTGCCAGCTGCTGGAGGGTCTGGTGCTGTTTCTGAACAGTCTAGAGTGATGATAACTAGGAGTGGGGAGGGTCCTGCTGAAGGGGTTGGTGCCTTTGTTACCCCCAATGCCTTTCTCCTTTCATCCCTCCTTCTCTCCTTTAAGAATCATTACTCAATTGACTAGGCAGGGTGGGTTAAGTGTGAATAGTGGTAGGAGGACTTTCCTGGAAGTTTTAGAATGTTCTATTCATGTTAGAGAGGTCTGTGAAAGTGAAGTGGTTGATGGTTTACCTTTGTTAGAGAATGGGTAGCATTGGGTTTTGGAACGTTAGAGGTTTTAATAGTAGTAATAAGCAGACTGGTGTTAGAAGGTTTCTGCATCTCAATAATGTAGGCTTATTTGGTATCTTAGAAACTAGGGTAAGAATAAACTCTATAAATAAGGTCCATAATGGACTGGGTGCTAATTGGTCTCTAGTAACTAATATTAGCAGTCATGAAGGTGGTAGGATTTGGATTGTTTGGGATGCTATGAACTATAAGGTTGAGGTTATCAGTAATGAAGCTCAAGTTATTCATACTAAAGTTACTTTCCTTCCTACTGGGGTGCACTGGTGGCTCTCAATGGTCTATGGGTTTAACAGAATTGCTGAGAGAATTCCCCTTTGGGAGTCTCTGTCTAATATGCTTGGCATTGTTGATGGTCCCTAGGTGGTCATGGGGGATTTTAACAATGTTCTTGCTATGAATGAGAGAATTGGGTCTGAGGTCACTAATGCTGAGTTGAGGGGGTTTCAGAATTGTATTGATGCCTGTGGCTTGATGGATATTCCTGCCCATGGGGCTTTTTTCACCTGGAATAACAAGCACGAGGTTGGGGACAAGGTATACAGCAGAATTGACAGAGTTTTGGTGAATGATGAATGGCTCAGTCATTTCCCAGAGACTCATACTATGTTCCATCCTGAGGGCTTATTTGACCATTTTCCATGCACTATCACTCTTTGGCCTAAGGTTATAAGGAAGAGAGGGAGTtttaaatacttcaatatgtgggggaGTGAGCCTACTTTTGGAGATGTGGTTAAACAAGTATGGGATTATCAGATTGAAGGCCATACTATGTTTCAAGTTGTTAAAAAATTGAAGTTGTTAAAGCAGCCTCTGAATGCTCTGAATGCTGCCAGTTTTGCCAATATTGAGACTGCTGCCAATGTGGCCCTGATCCACCTACATGATGTTCAGTCTCAGTTACAGTTGGATCCCTCTAGtgtactgttacaacaaaatcaGAAGGTGGTTGTAGAAGCCTATCGAGAGTTGGACAAGGCTAGGGTGAGTTTCCTTAGCTAAAAAGCTAAGACCCAATGGTGTAGTGAGGGGGATGAGAATACTAGCTATTTTCATAGTACTCTGAAAGCTAGGCGTTTTCAGAATAGAGTCTTCTGTATTCTGGATAGATATAGTGTGCTGCAAAATACTAATGCTTGTATTGAGGCAGCTTTTGAGGATTATTACAAGAACCTCTTAGGGACCAGTAAGTGGGTTGGTAATGTTCATATTCCAACTGTGAGACAAGGGGTGACTGTTTCTGAAACACAAGCTACTGAGTTAATCATGGATGTGACTGATGCTGAAATTTATGAAGCATTGCGTTCAATCTCTCCCAACAAATCTCCAGGCCCTGATGGATATACTTCGCAGTTTTACAAAGATGCTTATTCTATTGTTGGTAATGATGTCATTCAGGCTGTCAAGGAGTTCTTTATTACTGGTGAGCTTCTGAAACAAGTGAATTCTACCACTTTGACTTTGATCCCAAAAAAAGATAGACCCCTGAGTGTGGCTGACTTCAGGCCTATTGCCTGTTGTAACGTCCTTTACAAGATCATTTCCAAAGTTATTTGTAATAGAATGGCTAATATCCTTCCTGAGATCATTAGTGCCAATCAGAGTGCTTTTATCAAagtaagagagatagttgataataTCTTAATTTGTCAAGATCTAGTGAGGCTATACAATAGGAAATCTTGCTCTCCTAGGTGTATTATGAAGATAGACCTCAAAAAAGCGTATGATTCCATAGAATGGCAATTCATTGAGCAGATGCTTTTGGCCCTAAAGTTTCCTCCTAAGATGGTACAGTGGATTATGAAGTGTGTGTCTTCCCCCTGGTTTACTCTATTACTAAATGGGTCTACCTTTGGGTATTTTCAAGGGAAGCGTGGGATTAGACAGGGTGATCCAATGTCACCATTGATCTTTACCATTTGTATGGAGTATTTGAGTAGGGTCATAAGGGTGGTTACTGAGAAACTGGAATTCAATTATCATTCCCTCTGCAGAACCTTGAAGCTTAGTCATTTATGCTTTGCAGATGACCTCCTTATGTTCTGTAGGGGAGACAGGGTCTCTATTAAAGTGTTATTGAGAGCCTTTGCAACCTTCTCCTCTGTTTCTGGGCTTGAAATAAACTGTGACAAATCTGAAATTTACTTCAATGGCATTCATCAAGGAAAGATTGATTATATACTCAGTATCTCTGGGTTTGAGGGGAGCTTCCCTTTTAGGTACCTAGGAATCCCTATTTCTTATAAACGTATGGCAATTGGTGATTGTACTAGACTTGTTGAGAAAGTGGTTAGTGAACTCAGGGGCTGGGGGGCAAAGAAGCTCAGCTATTCAGGAAGACTGGTGTTGATTCAGGCTGTTTTATCTCAACTTCATGTATATTGAGCTCGAATTTTTGTGATCCCTGTTACAGTTCTTGATAGGGTCATTGCTATCTGTAGGAATTACCTATGGAGTAGTAGTGATCAGTATGGGAAAGCTCCTTCAGTGGCATGGGATGCACTTTGTACTGAGAAAAAATTTGGAGGTCTTGGTATAGTGAACTGCAGATTATGGAATCAAGCTTTAATTGGTAAATATACCTGATGGCTT from Silene latifolia isolate original U9 population chromosome 2, ASM4854445v1, whole genome shotgun sequence encodes the following:
- the LOC141640924 gene encoding uncharacterized protein LOC141640924 — encoded protein: MGDFNNVLAMNERIGSEVTNAELRGFQNCIDACGLMDIPAHGAFFTWNNKHEVGDKVYSRIDRVLVNDEWLSHFPETHTMFHPEGLFDHFPCTITLWPKVIRKRGSFKYFNMWGSEPTFGDVVKQVWDYQIEGHTMFQVVKKLKLLKQPLNALNAASFANIETAANVALIHLHDVQSQLQLDPSSVLLQQNQKVVVEAYRELDKARNRVFCILDRYSVLQNTNACIEAAFEDYYKNLLGTSKWVGNVHIPTVRQGVTVSETQATELIMDVTDAEIYEALRSISPNKSPGPDGYTSQFYKDAYSIVGNDVIQAVKEFFITGELLKQVNSTTLTLIPKKDRPLSVADFRPIACCNVLYKIISKVICNRMANILPEIISANQSAFIKVREIVDNILICQDLVRLYNRKSCSPRCIMKIDLKKAYDSIEWQFIEQMLLALKFPPKMVQWIMKCVSSPWFTLLLNGSTFGYFQGKRGIRQGDPMSPLIFTICMEYLSRVIRVVTEKLEFNYHSLCRTLKLSHLCFADDLLMFCRGDRVSIKVLLRAFATFSSVSGLEINCDKSEIYFNGIHQGKIDYILSISGFEGSFPFRYLGIPISYKRMAIGDFLDRVIAICRNYLWSSSDQYGKAPSVAWDALCTEKKFGGLGRNWQDYVPSLQSSWTWRKICAVKDIFKPDYHLNQWCDGKYTVAAGYRWLQGAQTKAQWAPVVWSRLNVPKHSFIAWLFAKERLLTKDRLGAFGLPIDGVCDLCAMHTEDHNHLFYHCAFSIRCWDILRQWLSVSLPTQDILHWCVKWRCRSLLKKHLVFAAVVAVLYNIWRVINLCRVDLVVHSPTQVMKEVKTSVQARFQSRKWPSKYQTTWLF